A segment of the Dehalococcoidia bacterium genome:
TCATCGCGGGGCTGGCGGTCCTCCGCAGCCCGTGGCGGCTTTTGGGCATCTTTGTCCTGTCGCTGCCGGTCTGGCTGGCGGAGGCGGCCATGTACCTGTTGATTGGGTACTCCTTCGGGCTGGAGGCGTCGCTGGGCTATCCGCTGGCCCTGGTCGTCTTCCTGCTGGTGACAGCGGCGGCGAACTTGGCGCTCATCGTGCCGTCGTCACAGGGGGGCGTCGGGCCGTTCGAGTGGGCGACGAAGACCGCTCTGGTCTTCTTCGGCGTGGCGGACGCCTCCGCGACGGCGTACGCCATCGTGCTGCACGCGGCGCTGCTTATCCCGGTCATCGCGATGGGCCTTCTGTTCCTGTGGACGGAGAATCTCTCCCTGGCGGATTTAACCCGCGAGCGCCTGACACTCAAAGGCGCGCAGTCTCAGGCGGCCCTTCCACGGAAAGACGCGCCGGATGAGGTGCAGCCGTGAAGATAGCGGTGATTGGCGGCGGTGTCCTGGGGATGGCTGCCGCGTACGAGCTCCTGAAGCGGGGCCAGCAGGTGGCCCTGTACGAGCGCGCGCCCGTCCTAGGCGGGCAGGTCCGGACGTTCAACGTGGGCGGCGGGCGTCTGGAGTGCTTCTACCACCACCTCTTCACCTCCGACGTGGACATGATTGACCTCATCCACGACCTGGGCCTTGGTGATAACCTGACGTGGATTCCCTCCCGTATGGGTTTCTTTCATGGGGGGCGGATACACAACTTCGTAACGCCCATGGACCTGCTGCGGTTCAGCCCCATCAGTATTGTGGACCGCGTGCGGCTGGGGTTGCTCGCTCTCTACCTGGGGCGGTTCTCCAACTGGGAGAAGCTGGAGGGCATCCCAGCGCAGGAATGGATTAATCGGTACGCGGGCAAGCGCATCTCCGACGTGGTGTGGGGGCCGCTGCTGCGCGGCAAGTTCGGCGACGCCGCCCGCGAGGTTGGCATGGTGTGGTTCTGGGGCAAGGTGTACCTGCGTTTTTCCTCCCGCAAGGGAGGCCGCGAGACGCTGGGCTACCCGCTGGGGAGCTTCGGGACAATTATCGAGGCGCTGGAGCAGCGCATCCGCGCAATGGGCGGAGAGGTCCACGCGCCCGCACAAATCAACCGGATTGTGGTGGAGGACGGGCGAGCCGTCGGACTTGAGCTGGGCGGCGACGGCGGGCCGACGGTGCGCCGCTTTGACCGGGTGCTCGCCACCGTGCCGTCGTACGTCTTCCCCCGGCTTGCGCCGGACCTACCCCCGGCCTACCTGGACAAGCTCCAGCGCGTGCGCTACCACACGGCGTTCTGCCTCATCCTTGTCATGAAACGGCCCCTGAGTCACATCTACTGGCTGAACGTGGCCGACAGGACGATTCCCTTCGTGGCGGCCATTGAGCAGACAAACTTCATCCCGCCGGAGCAGTACGGGGGCAAGCACATCGTGTACCTGTCCAACTACCTGCCCAAGACGCACCCTCTGTACGCCAAGAACGCGGACGAGATGTTCCAGGAGTTCCTCCCGCACTTGCGGCGCATCAACCCCCAGTTCGACCCGTCGTGGGTGGAGGAGAAGCACTTGTTCAAGGACGAGGCCGGGCAGCCCATCATCACCACCAATTACCTGAAGCAGATTCCGGAGCACAAGACGCCGTTCCGCGACCTGTGGCTCGCCAACACGACGCAGGTGTACCCGGAGGACAGGGGGACCAACTACAGCGTCCGGCTGGCGCGCAAGGTGGTCATCCTGATGCTGCGCGACGCGGGCCTGGACGTGCCCGCCAAGATGCTCCCCGGCCGGGTGCCGCGCTCCCTCGTGGGCCTGGAGCGGGAGGGCCTCTCCTGAGTGAGCTTTCCACGAAGCTTCGCGTGGCCTACGAATACACGTCGCCTGTGCGTCCGCTCATGGTTCCACATGTCCACCACAAGGGGGCTAGAGAATCGGGCATTGGAAGGCAGGTACTGGTTGTAGGGAAAGCGTCTCTCTTTTCCATTTACTGTTGCTTCCCCGCTCAAAAGAAATCTATGCAACTTAGTGGACGGAGATCCCCATATGACTCGCGAAAGTTCACGTCAATCTGAAAGAATGGAGATAATGCGGCGAGTGTGGGCCCTTGTGGCCGGGGTGGGCTGGGAGAATGCGCGGCGCAATATAGCGAGACTGTTTCATGCTGCTGTAGAGCGTGAGATCCCTTACCTAAGTAACTTGGGTGAAATATGGGTCAACAAAGAAAAGGAATGGACCGACCTACGGCGTGAGAAATACAAGCAACTGTCTTGGATGTCAAGAAGTGAAGGCATAATCTACCTGCCAGGGGACGTGATGCTTCAGCATGGCGTTCAGGATAGTAAGCAGCTTGTGCATGCAGGCGGTGAGGGCTACCTTTTTAGGCTTACCGGCAGCGCACAGCCGTTGGTAGAAGCTGCGGATCAGCAGGTTGTACCGGCTGGCCACCAAGGTTGCCATGTACAGCGCCGCCCTTACCGAGGCCCTACCACCCCAAGTAGTGCGCTTCCCTCGCAAGGTGCCACTGTCCCTGTTCAGTGGTGCCACCCCTGCCAGAGCAGCTATCTGCCGCCGATCCAGGGTTCCCAGCTCCGGCAGTTCTGCCAGCAGGGTCATGGTGAGCACCGGCCCTACCCCAGGCACACTGCGCAGCAGGTCCTCCTTCTCTCGCCACAGGGGACTCTGTCGCAGAGTACGCCCCAGTTCATCATCCAGCTTGGTCAACTCCTGTTCCAGCCAGTTGATATGGTCCTGGACCCCTGGCTTCACTCTGGGCAGTGCCGATCCCAGTCGGTTCTTCTCGGCTGTCCGCATCTCCACCACCTGACGCCGCCGTGCCAGCAAAGCTCCCAAGGCTTGGGCTTCGGCGTCGGGCAAGGGACGTGGCGTGGGCCGGACCCGCTCGGCAAACAGGGCCAGGGTCTGGGCATCCAGCCGGTCTGTCTTGGCCAGCCTACCCATGGCCTTGGCAAAGTCCCGCACCTGGCGGGGATTGACCACCGTCAGGGGCACCGCAGCGGCAGCCAGGGCAGCTACCAAGGGCAATTCCAGACCTCCGGTGGCTTCCAAGACCACCAGCGCAGGTTGCAACTCCTGCAAACGGGTCACCACTTGAGCAATCCCCGCTCCATCATTGGTGGCCCGCCATTGTGCTTCCGTGGGGGTCACTGCAACATCCAGATGGGCCTTGGCCACGTCAACTCCCACGTATTGTGGTATGGTTTCCATCAGTCACCCTCCTTTCTGGCCCGACCTTGCATGATACGGGCTCATATGGCCCTGACAACTGTTCGGGCTCTAACCAATATAGGGTGGGACGACCTTGCTGAGCTACGGTCTCATTGGACCTAGGATGACACGGCCTATCACACCCCTTACTAAGATACAAGGGTGAGCGGCGATTTTCCGAGATTGCTCTTGCCGCATTCCCCGCGCCCATGCTAAGATAAACAGCCCATTGTGCGGGAATTCACGACCCTGGTCTGCAAGGAGGGTCTATGGCGACTGCCCTGGCGGATGTCATCGCCGCTTTGAAGAAAGAGTCTGAAGTCACCGTCCTCTCCGCCCTCATCGAAGTCCAGGAGCAGCTTCACTACCTGCCGCCCGAGTCCATCCCCGCCGTCGCTGAGCTGACCGGCCTTTCCGTCAACGACGTGTACACGGTCGCCACGTTCTATACCCACTTCCGCTTCAGTCCACCCGGAGAGCACGTCGTCGAGGCGTGCTGGGGCCCGTCCTGCCACCTGCGCGGCGCTTCGGAGGTGATGGCCGCCATCGAGAAGGCGGTGGGCGCGACGTTCGACAGCGATACGCCCGACGGCAAGTTCACGCTGCGCAGGCTCTCGTGCGCGGGCGCCTGCGGCCACGGGCCGGTGGTCGTGCTGGACCACAAGATGCGCGGCAACATAGGCCCGGCGGACGTGACCGCCTTTGTTGAGCAGGCACGGAAGTCCGGCGGCGAGCATCATTAGGCGAGGGTGAGGAAGCGATGCCGAGCACATACGATGAGTTGAAGCGACGCGCCCTCGCCGAAGCGCAGGTAGCGGGCCTGGGCGGCAGGCCCGTCATCACGGTGGGCATGGGCATCTGCGGCGTCTCCGCGGGCGCCCGCGAGGTGTACGCCGCCCTCCAGGATGAGCTGAAGAAGCAGGGCGTTGACGCCGTGCTGCATCCGGTGGGCTGCGTCGGGTTCTGCTACGCGGAAACGCTGGTGGACATCGCCCGGCCCGGACAGCCGCGCATATCGTACAAGAACATCACGCCGGAGCGCGTGCCGGAGCTGGTCCGCGACGCCGTCACGGGCGCCAACCTCCGCTCCGACCTGGCCCTGGGCGCATGGGGCGCATCGCCGTCGCCGGCCATTCCGAACATCCATGAGTTCCCGGAGTGGAAGCACCAGGTCCGCATCGCCACGCGCAACTGCGGCGTCGTGGACCCGGAGAACACACTGGACTACATCGCACGGGGCGGGTATGCCGCGCTGAACAAGGCGCTGTTCGACATGAAGCCCGACCAGGTCATTGACGAGGTCATCAAGTCGAACCTGCGTGGTCGCGGCGGCGCGGCCTTCCCGACGGGCCAGAAGTGGAAGTTCCTGGCGGGCTCGCCCGGCCCGGTCAAGTACATCCTCTGCAACGGGGAAGAGGGCGACGCCGGCGCGTTCAACGACAAGGCGCTGCTGGAGAGCGACCCGAACACCGTGCTTGAGGGAATAATCCTGGCCGGTTACGCCACACGGGCCACCAAGGGGTACATCTTCATCCGCTGCGAACACTGGCTCCCCATCCAGCGGGCGCGTCGCGCCATCAAGCAGGCGTATGATCTGGGTATCCTGGGCAAGAACATCATGGGCTCTGAGTTCAGCTTTGACGCCGCGGTAGCCCAGACGGGGGAGTCCTACGTCTCTGGTGAGGAGACAGCCCTGATGGAGGCCATCGAGGGCAGGCGCGCCATGCCGCGCCCGCGACCGCCGTTCCCCGCGGCGGTCGGACTTTGGGGCAAGCCCAGCAACATCAACAACGTGAAGACATACTCGTATGTGCCAGAGATAGTGGCCAGGGGCGGCGCGTGGTACGCCTCCGTTGGCAGTGAGCGCAGCAAAGGCACGGGCCTGGTCTGCCTCTCCGGCGATATTCGCAAGCCCGGCCTATATGAGCTGCCCTTCGGTCTGCCGCTGACCGCCGTCATCCGGGACGTCGGCGGAGGCTGTCCGGACGGCAAGAAGGTCAAGTTTCTCCAGACCGGCGGCCCGCTGGGCGGCTTCCTGCCCGCCTCGCTGATGGAAAAGACGCCCATGGACTTCGATGCCATGAACGCCACGGGCGCCATGTTCGGCTCCGGCGGCATCATCGTCGGCAGCGAGGACGCGTGCGTGGTGGATGTGACCAGGGTGCTGACCGAGTTCAACGCGGACGAGTCCTGCGGCAAGTGTTTCCCGTGCCGCCTGGGCACGCACCACATCAACCAGATCATGAGCCGCATCGCCGAGGGCAAGGGCAGGCCCCAGGATATGCAGACGGCGCTGGGCCTGGCGCCGAGCCTGGCGGCGTCGCTGTGCGCCCACGGCCAACTGGCCACGAATCCCATACGCACCGCCTATCAATACTTCAAGGATGAGATCGAAGCGCACATCAAGGAAAGACGCTGTCCCGCGGGCCGGTGCGCCGCCATGCGGTCCCACGGGTCGGGAGCGCTCGCGGGCGCCGGCAACAAGCGGTAGAGATAGGAGACGGCGACCATGACCCAGCAGCAGAGCAAGCTGGTTACCCTCACCGTTGACGGTGTCGAGGTCAAGGTGCCGCCGGGGACCACTATCCTGGAAGCGGCCAAGCAGGTGGGCATCAACATACCGTACCTGTGCTACCACCCCATGCTCAAGCCCTACGGCGCTTGTCGCATGTGCGTGGTGGAGGTGGAGAAGCAGCGCGGTCAGCCTGCCTCCTGCACCTCGCCTGTCTCCGAGGGCATGATGGTCAAGACCAACACTCCGGACGTGCAAAAGACGCGCAATGACATCATGGACCTTGTCCTGTCCGAGCACCCCCACGGCTGTCTCACATGCTGGCGCGTGATTCACTGCGGGCCGGAGGACATCTGCCTGCGCAACGTCAGCGTCATTGATCGGTGCGTCATCTGCCCCAAGAACTATCGCTGCGAGCTTCAGTTCATGGCCTGGGACTTCAAGGCGAAGGACACGCCCCTGGGCTATCACTACCGCAACATCCCGCTGTGGAACAAGAATCCCCTCATCGACCACGACATGAACCTGTGCATCGTCTGCGGGCGCTGCGTCCGCGCCTGCAACGAGATAGAGGGCGTGGACGCCATCGTCTTCATCCAGCGGGGCGGCAGGACCATCGTGGGCACGTCGCAGGCCGGCAGTCTGGCGGAGTCCGGCTGCACCTTCTGCGGCGCGTGCGTGGACGTCTGTCCCGTGGGCGCTATCGTGGAGAAGGACAGCAAGTGGGCCGGCCCGGCGCGGCGCACCGCCACGACGATATGTCCGCATTGCCCTGTGGGCTGCCAGCTCGGCGTGGGCCTGGACAAGGACGGCAAGATCATCCGTGTCATGCCTGACCTGGACGGCCCCGTGAACCGGGGCCACGCCTGCGCTTGGGGGAAGTTCGGCATCGTGGACTACGTGCACAGCAAAGATCGGCTGACGACTCCGCTTGTCCGCAAGGACGGTCAGCTTGTGCCCGCCACATGGGACGAGGCGCTGGAGGCCGCGGCCAGGGCCTTCGCCTCCCACACGGGAAGCGAGGTCGGAGTCGTCGCTTCGCCGCGCTCCACCAACGAGGACCTGTTCGTCCTGCAGAAGTGGGCGCGGGTCGTCGCGCTGACTAACAACATTGACCATACTGACCACATGTTCCTGCCCAGCTCGCCGCAGGGCATCTCCAGGGCCCTCGGCGGCGCGCAGATGACGGGGAACTGGCAGGACATTGAGAAAGCAACCTGCCTCCTGGCCGTGGGCGCGGACCTGATGGCGGACCAGCCGGTCATCGGGGCGCGTGTGCGCAAGGCGGTCCAGCGTGGCCAGAAGCTCATCGTCGTGGACCCGCGCCGCACCGAGTCGGCGCTGCTCTCCACTGTGTGGCTCCGGAACAGGCCCGGCACAGAGGTGGCCGTCCTGGGCGGCATCATGCGCGTCCTCCTGGACGAGCGCCTGTGGAACGCGGCGTACGTGGAGCAGAGGTGCGAGGACTTCGCTGTCGTGCAGAAGGCGGTCGCCGCTTTCGACCTGGACACCGTCGAGAAGACAACGGGCGTGCCGAAGGCCCACATTGAGCTGGCGGCGCGCCTGCTGGCGAAAGCCAGCCCTCCGTGCATCGTCTATTCCGCGCGCACGAATTTGCCCGGTCACGACACGGACATAGCGGCGGCGCTGGCGGACATGGCCCTGCTCACCGGCGCCATCGGCCGGCCGGGCGGAGGGCTGAACATCATGCGCCGCGAGGCGAACGGACAGGGCGCCACGGACATGGGATGCGTGCCTATCGCCCTGCCCGGCTCCGGGCATCTGGACGACGTGGCTGCGCGCACTCCGTTCGAGCGGGTGTGGGGCAAGGCCCTGCCCAGTCAGCCGGGGTTTTTCGTTCGGGATATGCTGGCCGCCGCGCGCCAGGGTAGCCTGAAGGCCATGCTCGTCGTGGGGAACGGCGACCTGGCGGCCCGCTACGCCGCCTACGGAGCGGAGGAAGCGCTGCGGTCGCTGAAGGCGCTGGTGGTGGTGGACATGGCGATGACGGATATGGCCCGGCGGGCGGACGTCGTTCTGCCCGCGGCCTCGTTCGCCGAAGCGGACGGCAGCTATACCAACGTGGAACGGCGTATCCAGCGGCTGCGCAAGGTCCTGGACGCGCCCGGGCAGGCCAAGCCTGCCTGGTGGATTATCGCCAAGCTGGCGGAGAAGGCCGGCGCTCAGGGGTTCGACTATCACGCGCCCGTTGATGTGCTGAAGGAGATCACCGGCCTGGTCCCCACCTACGAGGGCGTCACCTACGCGGGCATCGAGCGGGGCGGCCTCCAGTGGCCGGTCGCCGGAGCGCGACACGCAGGCACACCCATCCTCCATACCGAGACGTTCTCGCGCGGCAAGGGCCGCTTCCAGCCGTTCCAGCACAAGGCGCCGCAAGCGCCGCTCGCGGACGGACGCCTGACCGTGATGACGGCGCTCATGCGTGAGATTGCGGGCGTGCGGGAGCTGAAGCACAGGAACCTGGCGGAGGTGCACCCGGAGGACGCCGCGGCCCTTAAGCTTGTGGAAGGGGACCTGGTGGCTGTTCAGACCCCCGCGGGCGTCGTTGAGGCCCATATCAGGGTGACGGCCGAGGCGGCCAGAGGCTATGTGATGCTGAGCCTCTCCATGGGCGATGTGGAGCCGCCAGCCATCCTCTCCCAGCCCGTCGGCAACCCTGCCGCGGCTCTTGCGGATATCGTCGTTGCGCACGTGGCGCTGGA
Coding sequences within it:
- a CDS encoding NAD(P)/FAD-dependent oxidoreductase, with amino-acid sequence MKIAVIGGGVLGMAAAYELLKRGQQVALYERAPVLGGQVRTFNVGGGRLECFYHHLFTSDVDMIDLIHDLGLGDNLTWIPSRMGFFHGGRIHNFVTPMDLLRFSPISIVDRVRLGLLALYLGRFSNWEKLEGIPAQEWINRYAGKRISDVVWGPLLRGKFGDAAREVGMVWFWGKVYLRFSSRKGGRETLGYPLGSFGTIIEALEQRIRAMGGEVHAPAQINRIVVEDGRAVGLELGGDGGPTVRRFDRVLATVPSYVFPRLAPDLPPAYLDKLQRVRYHTAFCLILVMKRPLSHIYWLNVADRTIPFVAAIEQTNFIPPEQYGGKHIVYLSNYLPKTHPLYAKNADEMFQEFLPHLRRINPQFDPSWVEEKHLFKDEAGQPIITTNYLKQIPEHKTPFRDLWLANTTQVYPEDRGTNYSVRLARKVVILMLRDAGLDVPAKMLPGRVPRSLVGLEREGLS
- a CDS encoding IS110 family transposase, with product METIPQYVGVDVAKAHLDVAVTPTEAQWRATNDGAGIAQVVTRLQELQPALVVLEATGGLELPLVAALAAAAVPLTVVNPRQVRDFAKAMGRLAKTDRLDAQTLALFAERVRPTPRPLPDAEAQALGALLARRRQVVEMRTAEKNRLGSALPRVKPGVQDHINWLEQELTKLDDELGRTLRQSPLWREKEDLLRSVPGVGPVLTMTLLAELPELGTLDRRQIAALAGVAPLNRDSGTLRGKRTTWGGRASVRAALYMATLVASRYNLLIRSFYQRLCAAGKPKKVALTACMHKLLTILNAMLKHHVPWQVDYAFTS
- a CDS encoding NAD(P)H-dependent oxidoreductase subunit E produces the protein MATALADVIAALKKESEVTVLSALIEVQEQLHYLPPESIPAVAELTGLSVNDVYTVATFYTHFRFSPPGEHVVEACWGPSCHLRGASEVMAAIEKAVGATFDSDTPDGKFTLRRLSCAGACGHGPVVVLDHKMRGNIGPADVTAFVEQARKSGGEHH
- a CDS encoding NADH-ubiquinone oxidoreductase-F iron-sulfur binding region domain-containing protein produces the protein MPSTYDELKRRALAEAQVAGLGGRPVITVGMGICGVSAGAREVYAALQDELKKQGVDAVLHPVGCVGFCYAETLVDIARPGQPRISYKNITPERVPELVRDAVTGANLRSDLALGAWGASPSPAIPNIHEFPEWKHQVRIATRNCGVVDPENTLDYIARGGYAALNKALFDMKPDQVIDEVIKSNLRGRGGAAFPTGQKWKFLAGSPGPVKYILCNGEEGDAGAFNDKALLESDPNTVLEGIILAGYATRATKGYIFIRCEHWLPIQRARRAIKQAYDLGILGKNIMGSEFSFDAAVAQTGESYVSGEETALMEAIEGRRAMPRPRPPFPAAVGLWGKPSNINNVKTYSYVPEIVARGGAWYASVGSERSKGTGLVCLSGDIRKPGLYELPFGLPLTAVIRDVGGGCPDGKKVKFLQTGGPLGGFLPASLMEKTPMDFDAMNATGAMFGSGGIIVGSEDACVVDVTRVLTEFNADESCGKCFPCRLGTHHINQIMSRIAEGKGRPQDMQTALGLAPSLAASLCAHGQLATNPIRTAYQYFKDEIEAHIKERRCPAGRCAAMRSHGSGALAGAGNKR
- a CDS encoding molybdopterin-dependent oxidoreductase, producing the protein MTQQQSKLVTLTVDGVEVKVPPGTTILEAAKQVGINIPYLCYHPMLKPYGACRMCVVEVEKQRGQPASCTSPVSEGMMVKTNTPDVQKTRNDIMDLVLSEHPHGCLTCWRVIHCGPEDICLRNVSVIDRCVICPKNYRCELQFMAWDFKAKDTPLGYHYRNIPLWNKNPLIDHDMNLCIVCGRCVRACNEIEGVDAIVFIQRGGRTIVGTSQAGSLAESGCTFCGACVDVCPVGAIVEKDSKWAGPARRTATTICPHCPVGCQLGVGLDKDGKIIRVMPDLDGPVNRGHACAWGKFGIVDYVHSKDRLTTPLVRKDGQLVPATWDEALEAAARAFASHTGSEVGVVASPRSTNEDLFVLQKWARVVALTNNIDHTDHMFLPSSPQGISRALGGAQMTGNWQDIEKATCLLAVGADLMADQPVIGARVRKAVQRGQKLIVVDPRRTESALLSTVWLRNRPGTEVAVLGGIMRVLLDERLWNAAYVEQRCEDFAVVQKAVAAFDLDTVEKTTGVPKAHIELAARLLAKASPPCIVYSARTNLPGHDTDIAAALADMALLTGAIGRPGGGLNIMRREANGQGATDMGCVPIALPGSGHLDDVAARTPFERVWGKALPSQPGFFVRDMLAAARQGSLKAMLVVGNGDLAARYAAYGAEEALRSLKALVVVDMAMTDMARRADVVLPAASFAEADGSYTNVERRIQRLRKVLDAPGQAKPAWWIIAKLAEKAGAQGFDYHAPVDVLKEITGLVPTYEGVTYAGIERGGLQWPVAGARHAGTPILHTETFSRGKGRFQPFQHKAPQAPLADGRLTVMTALMREIAGVRELKHRNLAEVHPEDAAALKLVEGDLVAVQTPAGVVEAHIRVTAEAARGYVMLSLSMGDVEPPAILSQPVGNPAAALADIVVAHVALEKAAAPVV